The sequence below is a genomic window from Chelonoidis abingdonii isolate Lonesome George chromosome 6, CheloAbing_2.0, whole genome shotgun sequence.
AGCCCATGCCAGCCGACTCAggttcacagggcttgggctaaggggctgtttaactgcagtgtagacattcagtctcaggcttcagcctgagctctaggaccttcccaccttgcagggtcccagagtcTGGGTTCCAGACAGagcacctacactgcaattaaatagccccttaatctaaagtcagttggcatgggccagacacaggtttttaattgcagtgtacacaaCACCTAAGCCATTCACTACCTGACCGCAGATATAAAAGCAGCAGGCGGAGCCAGAAGACTGTCCAAGCAACATttctccaccccccaaaaaacaaatgcCTTAGATTCTGAGGGGGGTGCATTGGAACAGGGAAAGCTGCAGCTAGGCTCACTATTGCTGGAAACTGGCTATCATCCCAACTGCTCGCAAAGGCCTCATACTCTGAAGGAGAGGGGATAATTATGCTTGTGCAGACAGTTTGTGATTCCTCTCCCAGGTATTTCAAAAGTTTAACCTGGAAGAGAAGAGCAAGACCAGGAAGCCTCCATCCACAGGCAGTCAGAGAGATGCCCAGTGACAGTTAAACTAGACACATTCCACCAATTCCCTCTCCTCCAAACCCTGCTCTGTAGCAGCAGCACCTTTCTGGGCTGAGGGGACCCACCATCATTTCTACTTACCTCCTCTTTACAATTCAGGCATTTGGCCTTGATGGTACCTCTCTCAGCCCCTACCTGTGTTAATccaatactgcatggtgatgatTGCTTCTGCTGCTAGTGCGAGCTGTCTTGCTCCCCTCTTCTCATTTATCTAGGAATCTGGAGGTGGAAGCCTTGATTCTCTCTCCCCCATACCAACTCTAGGAACTCCGTGATACTGTTTCATTGCCTCCTGGCTACTGAAATGTTTTGCCAGGCAGACCTACCTTTGCTAAACCAGATGGGGAGCATGACAGCAGAGCTCCTTAGTGCCTCTAAATCCCCTCCTGAAATTCTGTGCAAGTGAACACAGCTAGTTTAAGAGGAAAAACAGCCCAggctacttttttaaaaaataaatgtaaattaataaaACTTTCCAGATAAAAATGTGCtaacctattttacagatgagcatGCTCAAATTAAGCAAGCTGACCCAGAGGAGTAAAAACAATTACTTCGCTTCCAAATTCCAAGGAATTGGAAAACTACATGCAAGTTAAGGGATGTGCACcagtttcttttattttactaTATCATGTTGGAAACTGATGTGTGAACAGGATCTGAGAATTAAATTTATCTTTTGATTATATTTATTAACTTATGGGTGGAACACTGAATTTTTACTCCTGAAGTTCACTGCTGTATAAAACTGCTGAAAAAGTATGTTGAGGTTACTACTTACGTTGCTTGGgtagagcctctgccaatctccTCAAGCTAGTCAGACTGTCAGCTCCAAGCTGGTTTAAGATGCTGGGAAGCATTTCCGTCAGCTGCTTTGTCTCAGCATGGCCTGTGATAGTGAAAGTGTTAGCAGCCAGAGATGCCTGAACTTTAGGGTTATTGAAGTGGATGACTGTTCCCTGGTTGGTAAACATGTTTACCTGCAAGAAAAAGTAAAACCATATAAAGACAGTCAAATTGTGGACTACAATTTAATGTCAATAGAAAACTTGAACTACTTAGCATTGTTCAAGATCAAGGCTTACTTGCAACATTTCTAACAGTTCAAGAGTGTACTCAGAACTCTAACAAACTTcacaaaactaattaaaattaattaaataaagcaGTTACCTCTTCAATACCAGAGATGTTGTTGACTCCGAGTTTCTTTAAGGAGAACTGAAGTTTCTTGTCATCTGCTGTAGCTGTTCTGTGGACAACCTTCTTCTTTCTGCGAGCAGTTCCCTTTGTGGAAAGAACATATATGTTTCACCTTTATActacagcagttctcaaattaaAGTACTCTTATTTCACACATCACTCACAGGGGATGATGATAGTATAAATGTCAAGAAGGAAGAACTGGTAAATATGACATCGATGTCAACATCATGGGCTAAAGATTTCAAACAAACATCCCATCGTAGCACACTTTAAAGATTTGCCATGTATACTTTATGGAAAGTCTATCAAATCCTCTTTCCAAGAGAGACATTTCTAGAAGAGAGAATAGGAACCTTTCTAGGTTTCTTAAATTATATCCAAATTGATATTTTATAAActtaaaattaaaggaaacaagTTCAAGAATGATTTCTGATAACTTGAGGAAATCAATGactattcaaaaaagaaatgaaaaaaactaTACAGAATCCCAAGAATACGACGACATGCTACAGCAGTAAATAGGAATGTGTCACTCAAACACAGAAACTTTGCCCTGAGCAGATGATACCTATGTCTGACAGATTGGGATCGGTCTTTTCTGATTTGGCAACTCATATTTTGCACATCAATAAAGGTACTATTGAACTGAATTTTAGGTCACACCCATTTACAAAGCAGATGAGATGAGATCTCCCTTTGCTGAGGGCCAACTCCCCCCAACCAAAGAGCCCTAGATTTGTGATTTGGTGCAGTTATTTGGCAGGGAAGACTGCTCTTCTCCATGTCAAAGATCAGCATTGCCACTTAATGTTTCTATTACGGTCACAAGATTTTGGCATCCCTTGAACTAAAGAGCGCAAAACTGATGGCTCTATTAACCTCATTCCTTTTCCTCCCCGAGTCTGCTGTCCCAAACCTTCCTGGTTCTGCTTCAGGCCAGCCAGGTCCTAGCAATAAGTAACAGTTGCACATCCATTTAGACATAATTCTCTCAGAGAGTACCGATCAGTGAATTGGTGTAAAGAAAAATGTGGGTGGACATTATGGGTTTTAATCCAGTCAAAGCAAAAAGCCCAGCCCCTTTTAAAGTTGCGTGTGGAGAAAGGCCCCCCAGGATGGGTAGACTAGTATAGGAAGACCAATAGTAGCTCCAGTTAAAGTGAAATTCTACCACCAAATTGGAAAGGAATCTCAGCCTGAAACTCTCTGCCTGCCGAGAGTCTGAACCCAGCTCACTCAGCAATTTGAAAGTCACTACAACCAGAACAGTGACCTTTCATGTAAGAAAAGCTCCTTTTGGATCACTCATCAGCCTGTCAGGACTACATTAATATTTCAGAACAAAGGGCTTTTTAATAGGTTTAGAAAATCATGCCTTGCAGGAATCTGACaaaaaaaggggttttttttggcaggtGTCTGCAGAGACACCTGCCAATTCACAATACATTAAAATAGGTGCCAAATGCATTTGGACTGATTTAAGTCTTTATGCTAGAGTTGTCTGCTAGCTGAATCTCATAGTTAATTTCCATTAAGAGGATAGCAGCTGAAGCCCATAAAAATTACAGGTCTCTGACACATAATCCACCTTGATCCTGCTGAGACATGCACAATTCCTTGGGTTCCACCTATGTATTAAAGATGAGTGGCTGCTGCAGACTATGTTTGGAATACTGCGAAATATATCTGGCCAAGCCtgctctaaaattaaaaaaaatttgaagtaTCCTTGCTAAATGGCAACAACTATATCTTAGGCAAAAACGGCAAGTAATAGTATCGTCAAGTGGCATAATAATCCTGAAACTCCACCCAAATGAACTGAAAGAAATTTTGCTAAAGCTAGATATGGAGCTGACAAAGAAGTCTTATAAAACAGCCTTGAAAATTTTCTAGACTAGGCACATTCTATTCTTTGGATGATTAGCAAACTTAAGTTTTCCCCATGAGTAAAATAGTACTTATACCAAGTGAGTGGAGGAGCAGGATATTGCAATGCTGCAATAAAGTACTTCTGACAGTATGAGACACCATCAAATccagtctatttttaaaatagcatattCAGGTACTATCTCTGCCCCAATTCTCCCAGGCCAACTTGAAACTGAACTATAGCATCTCTAGCATATTAAACTCCACTGTTTTCAGTTACAGTCACAAAGCAGCTAGTGTGCCTACAAACGCACCCGGTTTTGACGCTTATCTACATTACAATGCACAAGTTGTAATCTGGAGCAAACTAGGTGTGCACATGTACGTGACTAGAATAAAAATGTCTATAGCCAGCACTGCCATATCAGGTTTATCTAGACTAGGTATGTAACCAGACAAGCCTCACTAACAAGACACTTCAATTTGTCACTGAAAGCATTTGTGTGCGCTTTATAAACCAGATTTATGTAATGACTACACTACCTAAATGCTTTCATGCAGAAAAATCCTGTTTAGTTCACTATAATCTGTATTTATAGAGATCGCAATCTGCATTTGTTATTTCTTGGTTCTGCAGCAATTTTATAACCCCCTTCCTTCAAAACAAAGGCAAGACAAAGTTTGCCTTTAAAGAAAGCTACAGATCTATTCCCTCAAGGGTGGGTATAGCAGACAGCCATCAATAGGTTCcctccatcacttctaattttcACACTATGTGTGTGCAACAACTCCACATCTCAGCAAAGACAATATGCAGTAGTGTTTTCCTGAAAAATTCCCTTAACATTActgaaatgatttaaaataagcCTAGCTTAAGTAGTTAACAGCTGTAGATGTAAAATTACATAAAAGGCCTATTTCAAAGGCTAATTGAAAGGTTTTCATCCAGCCAACACAATAACTGAGAAAATGTTTCCCCTGCAAGAATTGATGCCATAACTAACATCTAAAGAAGGCACTAGTTCTGGTACTAGTGATATCAGTTCTTGCAGGAAGACACAGAACCTTTAATCCCTCTTTACAAACAAAGGACTgactggttttaaaatgttttaaatgacaAATAATTTTGTGTCTACAGATTTGTTAATGATTTGGATCTTGTTTTAAAGACATGGAACTGATACTTCAGGAAGTAGTTTACCTATTCAACACAATGATACCGGATAAATGCAGAAAAACCTAGTCAGTCTGAAAACTAGAACATACATATGGGCAATTAATCTTGTTGGGTAAGAAATATGGTATCCAGTTTCATAAATATAATTCCGGTTTCTTTTTATGAAAACCCTTATGCTTAAACTGAATGtatattttgcttttgaaaatccaaatgtTTCCCAATCTAAGTTATGAATCACACATTTAATGAGAGACTTGATCAGCCTTACTTTTGCCAGATTTCACTGGAAAATCAATTGGAAGAATTTCCATTCTATTTTTACTACTGACCTAGAAGACTATAAATACACAGGTAATATGTAGTCATAAGGAAAGTATGTTGGATTTGATAGGCAAGAGACTGTGGGAAAACATATTACTAATAGAAACTGTACATTGGTTAGATCATATTCATACCTCGCCAAGATAAAACAGTAAGTTTAGATAGATTTAAAGTTTCATGTACGCTACTTTGTGCCTATCTGCATGGCGGAGCTGTACCTTACCTTTCCCCCAATGCGCACTTGAGCCTGGAGTTTGGCTAGTTTTTCTTGATTCATGATTGTTTCTTTCATCTGAATAGGAAAGACAGTAACGACACTACGGACACGGCTCTGCTCGCTGGGGAGATCAGCCCCGCGGCAGGCAGCGCCTACAACGCAGCGGAGGCCCCGGCTATCTCCGGAACGAGGGGAAAGcctcccttgccccccaccccacgctCCGTACCGGGACGGCCAGCCACGGAGCAAGGCCACTCTGCGGACACCAGCCATATCCCGGGGACAGGATGGGGAAGCAGGAGGCGAAACCAGGGAGCGGAGGCAGAGGCTCGAGGCCTCTCGCTGGCGGGAGGACAATTTACTCAGCCCCGAGTAACTCCCATAGCCGCATCCCggccctttcccagcagcagggCCGCGCCCCCGCCGCGGCTTATCGCTCCCCGACTGCTGGGCCCCGCGCGGCCTAACCCTCTGGTGTCTCTCCCGACTCACAGGCCCGAGCGCTGCGCTAGGGAACCTCCCCGCTCCCCGGGCCAGCCCCGGGCCCCTTTGTACCTTCCCGGGAGGAAGCGGCTCTGTCCTGGCAGAGGACAGGGCGGGGAGCGCGGAGCCGAGCGCACACACGCGGAGGGGCGCAAGATGGTGACCGGAAGGAAGGAAGGCGCTGCGGGCGGGCGACGCGACGCGACGCGCCGACGACACCCAATGTCCGGCGCGCGCGCGCTCCTCCTACGTGAGCCTTGGAACTCGGCGCGCGCTCCCTGCGTGACGGCGCTGGGGTGAGCCCAGCCAGCTCGGGGACCGTCACACA
It includes:
- the BTF3 gene encoding transcription factor BTF3 isoform X1; amino-acid sequence: MKETIMNQEKLAKLQAQVRIGGKGTARRKKKVVHRTATADDKKLQFSLKKLGVNNISGIEEVNMFTNQGTVIHFNNPKVQASLAANTFTITGHAETKQLTEMLPSILNQLGADSLTSLRRLAEALPKQPVDGKAPLATGEEDDDEVPV
- the BTF3 gene encoding transcription factor BTF3 isoform X2 translates to MKETIMNQEKLAKLQAQVRIGGKGTARRKKKVVHRTATADDKKLQFSLKKLGVNNISGIEEVNMFTNQGTVIHFNNPKVQASLAANTFTITGHAETKQLTEMLPSILNQLGADSLTSLRRLAEALPKQPVDGKAPLATGEEDDDEVPDLVENFDEASKNEAN